A section of the Hypomesus transpacificus isolate Combined female chromosome 1, fHypTra1, whole genome shotgun sequence genome encodes:
- the mxd3 gene encoding max dimerization protein 3 isoform X2: protein MEAEHGYASSALPFHSPRESDKKNKQKNKKIPAGSNRSVHNELEKHRRAQLKHCLEQLKEQVPLSSDSTRNTTLNLLRRAQLHIKKLQQQDERAEQVKGRLRWEQRELQVRLDHLQGSTERMRNNSLGSTMSSERSDSDREDVEVDVESIVFDCLDSDSLGGTHTEVDHCYSSPDRVWL, encoded by the exons AAGCAGAACACGGGTATGCATCATCAGCGCTGCCTTTCCACAGCCCAAGGGAGTCCGATAAGAAAAACAAGCAGAAGAACAAGAAGATACCTGCTGGTAGCAACAG GTCTGTTCACAACGAGCTGGAAAAGCACAG GCGAGCTCAGCTGAAGCACTGCTTGGAGCAGTTGAAGGAGCAGGTTCCTCTATCGTCTGATTCCACGAGAAACACCACTCTCAACCTGCTCAGACGAGCTCAGCTCCACattaag AAGCTGCAGCAGCAGGACGAGCGTGCCGAGCAGGTGAAGGGGCGCCTGCGATGGGAGCAGAGGGAACTGCAGGTGAGGCTGGATCACCTGCAGGGCAGCACTGAGAGGATGAGGAACAACAGCCTGGGCTCCACTATGTCCTCCGAGCGCTCCGACTCTGACAGAG AGGatgtggaggtggatgtggaGAGCATCGTGTTTGATTGCTTGGATTCTGACAGCCTGGGTGGCACTCACACTGAGGTGGACCACTGCTACTCTAGCCCTGACAGGGTGTGGCTATGA